In Oxalobacteraceae bacterium OTU3CINTB1, the sequence CGCGCCGCACACCTGCTGGAAGCCGGCGTAGCACAGATCGACCTCCTGTTGCGGCCCCAGCGAGCTGATCACGTTCTTGACCTTGATGTCGTAGTAATCGATCGACAGGTTGAAGTTACGCGCCCAGCTTGGCTGGCTGAGGACCACGCCGAAGGAGTTGTTGCGGGCGTTTTCCGGTTTCAGGTCGGGGTTGCCGACGTTGCGCTGCTGCACCTGGATCGACTGGCCCTGGTTGTTGTTGACCGCCTGGTTGGTGACCGTGGTGGCGGCGAACAGTTCGCTCAGGTTGGGCGCGCGCACGTCGGCCGAACTCACCGCGCGCAGGCGCAGGCCGTCGACCGGGGTTTGCCAGGTGGCGCCGAGCTTCCAGGCGCGCGCCTTGCCGGCCGTGCTGTACTTCTCCTCGCGGTCGGCCAGGTTCAGGTTGGCCTCGCCCCAGGTGGCCGATTTCAGGAATGGAATGTTGAACTCGACATACGCTTCCCTGACGTTGAACGAACCCTTGCCGTTGTGGTAGTTGCCCGCGAACCAGTTATCGCCGGTGGCGGACAAGGTCGGATCCTGCGGGTAGCTGGCGCTGTAAGGTGACTCCGCCGCCACACCGGCGCCGTACGGGTCGCCGTAGACCGAGTATTTCTCGCGCCGCCATTCGGCGCCGAACGCCAGCGAAATCGGACCGGCCCAGCCCTCGGCCACCGTGCCGTTGATGTTAGCGCTAACAACATTTTGGCTGGAATCGGTGTGTTGACGCGGCCCGTTCGACGGCGCGAGGTAGTTCCAGGTCGCGGCATCGATCGGGTTGTTGCCGAAGATGTTGATCGGCATGCAGCCGGCCGCCCGCGCCGCCGCGCTGCGGCAGACGATCTGGCCGGTGGCGGCGTCGCGCACGCCGTCGATGGCGAAGTTGTAGCGCGGGTTGAGCGTGATGTCATGCACCTCCAGCACGGTGGTGTTCTCGCCGTGCTCGGCGTAGGCGTCGTACGACCAGTCCTTGCCGAACAGGCCGAACTTGCCGTTGGCGCCGACCACGACGCGGCGCTGGGTGCGGGTCGGATGGACGTTGATGAATTCGGGGAACTGCGCATTGGCGGTGCCCACCGGCATGGTGCCGCCCGGATAGCCCGAGGCGCAACCGGCCGCCACCGAGGCCGGCAGGAAGGCGTTGTCGCACTTGATGGCCAGGTTGCCCTGCTTGGCCGCGCCCGGGCTCGGCGAGAACACCGACGTCACCTCGGCCCAGTTGCCGGTGACGTAGATTTCATTGTCGGCGTCCAGGTCCCACGACACGCGGGTGTAGGCCACCTTGCGCTTGAAGTTCATCGCCAGGTTGGTGCCGGCGCCGACGCTGCCGGACAGATCGCCGCCGACGCAGAAGTTGCCGACGCAATTGGTGCCGTACTGGAACGGATAAGGCGAGCCGTTGGCCGCGAACGCCGTGCCGCGCAGCGCGCCGCCGGTGATCAGGCCGTATTTGGCGTACTGCTGGTGCTGGGCGTGCAGGATGCTGGTGTAGCGCGGCAAGCCGGCTGCCTGCATGTCCTTGGTCGATTCCTGCAGGGCCGGATTCTTGTACCAGTCGCGTCCGTTCGGACCGACCTCGCCGAAGCCGGGCGAATCGATGCCGCCCTGCTTGGTGTACTCGCCGCTGACGGTCACGTGCAGCCGGTCGTCGGCGAAGCCCTTGCCCCAGGCCGCCTGCACGGTGCCGTTCCTGTCGTCGCCGTAGGTGGTCATGCCGCCGCCCAGATGGGCTTTGAAGCCGTTGAATTTCTTGTCGGTGATGAAGTTGACCACGCCGCCGATCGCGTCCGAGCCATAAGACGCCGAAGCGCCGCCGGTGACCACGTCGACGCGCTTGACCAGCAGTTGCGGGAACTGGCTGACGTCGGTCACACCGGTGACGTTGGCGCCGACCACACGCTGGCCGTCGAGCAGGGTCAGGGTGCGGTTGGTGCCGAGGCCGCGCAGCGACAGCGACGACAGGCCCTGCAGGCCGCTGGAGGTGCTGAACGTGTTGACCGTGCGGCCGGTGCTGCCCTGCAGCGCCGGCAGCTCGGTCAGCGTTTCGAAGAGGTTCGGTTTGGCCGCCTTGTCGAGGTCGGCGCTGGTCAGGCTGGTCGTCGGGGTCGGTTGATTGAAACCGCGCGCGGCGATCCGCGAGCCGGACACGACCACGGTGTTTTCCGGCGTGGCGGCCGCTGGCTCTGGGGTGATAGCGCTAACAGGAGCTTCCGTTTCGTTCGGCGCCTGCTGGGCGTGGCCGGGCACGGCGAACATCGCACAGGCTCCGGCGACGGCGAGGTTCATCAAGCTGCGTTGACATGGTGATTTCATTTGGTCTCCATCTATTTTTTTAGTGTGTCGTGGTGGTACTGCTGGTGTCGTTGTTGGTCACCTCCTTGGCAGGTTATCGTTTAGTAAAACATAAATTCAACTTACTAACAATTTGAATGTAGCCAGCTCATTATCGAATAACCAATAACTTTTTATCCGCTTCCGATATCCAAAACGGTATGACGCCGCGCGGCTCCCATAGAGCGTTATCGATAAAATGACAAGCGCTAACATCGCGTCGCGCGTGCATCACGGCGGGGCCGACTGTGGTCAGGCGGCCACGATTGGGAGTGTTCAACGCGGCTTCAGGTAGCCATGCATGCCCAGCCAGCGCGTGAACCCGTCGAACCATCCGGTGCTGGTGGTGGTCTTTTGGTACATGCCGAATCCATGGCCGCCCTGCTCGTACAGGTGGAACTCCACCGGGCGCTTGGCGGCGCGCCAGCTGTCGATCAGCCCGTAACCGGCGTTGGCGAAGAACGGGTCGTCGGCCGCCAGCGCGACGAACAGCGGCGGCGCGTCGGCCGGCACCGCCGCCACCGCCGACAGCGGCCCGTAGATGTTGGCGATGAACGCCGGCTTGGCGTCCTGTCCGTGCAGCGCGGTCGACATGGTCAGCATCGCGCCGGCGGAGAAACCGAGCATGCCGACGCGGTCGGGGTCCACATGCCATCCCTTGGCGCGCGCGCGCACCAGCGCGAACGCGGCGCGGGCGTCGGCGATCTGCGGCGCATAGGCGACGGCGGGGTCTTGCGGCGCGGGCGGCCGCTTGGCCGTGGCCGAAAACATTTCCGCCATCGAGCGCTCGAAGCCGGCCATGTCGGCCGGCGTCTGGTTCAGGCGGTACTTCAGCACGAACGCCGCCACGCCCCGGTCGGCCAGCGCCCTGGCGACCGCCCAGCCCTCGTTATCCATCGACAGCGTACGGAAGCCCCCGCCGGGCGCGACGATGACGGCGGCGCCGGTGGCCTTCGGGGCCGCCGGCAGCACCGGCGTCAGCGTGGCGACCGTGACGTTGCGGGCAAACACGCTGCCGTACTGGCGGTGCCAGCTTTCCGGCGCGGTCGCGCCGGGAAGGACGCCCGTGTCGAGCGTTATCGCATCGGGCTGGGCCGGCACCGGGATGGGCGTCATGCCGTCCTCGCCCGCCAGTGCAGTCCCGGCCAGCGCACAGGCCAGCGCACAGGCGAGAATAGCCGCCACCGCCGCGCCCGCGTTTGCCCGAATTTTCAGTTGTTTTACCAAAGTCATTTGTCGTCTCCGTATGGGTTCCCGGCAGCGCTATCGGCGATGCGGGAAATATTGTTGGACTTCGTACAGCACCACAGTTACCATAAAAGCATGTCAATGTTAGCGCATATCATTTGATGTTAGGGAATGATTGCGGGGGCTGCGTCAAACAAAAAATAGTGGAGACAACGATGCAACAGAAAGAAAAAGTACGTCCGCAAAGAAGCCGGGCCTGGATCGCGCTGTGCGTCGGCTCAGCGGCGTTGGCGGCATTCGCGGCGGCGGCGCAAGCGGCGTCCGGCGCGGCCGCCGGGTCGAATCCCATCATCCGCGACAAATTCACCGCCGATCCCGCGCCGCTGGTGGTGGGCGATACCTTGTATTTGTACGTCGGCCATGACGAGGCGCAGCGCGACGAGATGTTCAATATGCGCGAATGGCTGGTTTACTCGACCAAGGATATGCGCACGTGGACCAGCCACGCGCCCATCATGAACGTGAAGGATTTCAAGTGGGCCAAGGCCGACGCCTGGGCCTCGCAAACCATCGAGAAGAACGGCAAGTTTTACTTCTATGCCGCCGTCGAGCACGACGCCACCAATCCGGGCAAGGCGATCGCGGTGGCGGTATCGGACAAGCCGACCGGCCCGTTCGTCGATGCGCGCGGCTCGGCCCTCGTCACCAACAAGATGACGCCCAAGGGCACGCACAGCTGGGAAGACATCGATCCCACCGTGTTCACCGACGACGACGGCACCACCTGGCTGGCGTGGGGCAACCGCCAGTGCTACATCGCCAAGCTCAAACCCAACATGGTGGAGATCGACGGCCCGATCCAGGAGATCACGCCGCCGCACTTCGAGGAAGGCCCGTGGCTGCACAAGCGCGGCAAGCTTTACTACCTGACTTACGCCTCGCTCGACCGCAGCACGCAACGCGACGAGCATGTGTCGTATTCGACGGCGCCTTCGATCACCGGCCCGTGGACCTATCGCGGCCTGCTGACGGGTTCGGGCAAGTACAGCTTCACGATCCACCCCGGCATCGTCCAGTTCAAGGACAACTGGTATCTGTTCCTGCACAACGCCAGCTTGGCGATCGGCGACATGAACGGCGCGATCGGACGCCGCGCGGTCACCGTCGAACATTTGGAATACAACGCCGACGGCACCATGAAGCCGGTGGTGCAGACCGACGCCGGCATCAGCATCGCGCCCGCGCGCTGAGTGGGTTGTCCGCAAGGACCAGAAACGCGCCAAACACAACGCATCCGCCACAATCTCTGCTGCTTTTCCAGTAATTAGTTGCCTAAAGGCATAGTCGCGTCCACACTCGTCCAGGACAACGTGACTTGCGCTGCGGCGGCGCTCACTTGCGCGGGACCGGGCCGGAGTGATCGGTCCCGCGCTCGACCCTTGGACGAACGGAAAAAATTATGAAAACCACCCTCCCGGGCAACGCCATGGGCATCGCCACGCGCTTGAATCTTGGATTCGGACTGATCGTGGTCATATTGCTGGTTTTGCTGTCGGCCGCGTATAACAACGTCACAAAACTGAACCAGGCCAATGGTTGGAACGTACACACTTATGAGGTGCTGCGCGAAAGCCAGGACCTACTGGAGGGCATGATCAACATGGAGACTGGCGAGCGCGGCTATGCATTAACGGGCAGGGACGCGTCGCTGGAACCCTACAACGCCGGCAAGGCCGCCTTTCAAAGCCACTTGACCAAGATAAGGTCCCTCACCGCCGACAACGCGCAGCAACAGGGCCGGCTGAAAACAATCGAGGACCTGGAGCGCCAGTGGCGCGCGAGCGGGGCCGAACCGGTCATCGCGCTGC encodes:
- a CDS encoding TonB-dependent receptor; protein product: MKSPCQRSLMNLAVAGACAMFAVPGHAQQAPNETEAPVSAITPEPAAATPENTVVVSGSRIAARGFNQPTPTTSLTSADLDKAAKPNLFETLTELPALQGSTGRTVNTFSTSSGLQGLSSLSLRGLGTNRTLTLLDGQRVVGANVTGVTDVSQFPQLLVKRVDVVTGGASASYGSDAIGGVVNFITDKKFNGFKAHLGGGMTTYGDDRNGTVQAAWGKGFADDRLHVTVSGEYTKQGGIDSPGFGEVGPNGRDWYKNPALQESTKDMQAAGLPRYTSILHAQHQQYAKYGLITGGALRGTAFAANGSPYPFQYGTNCVGNFCVGGDLSGSVGAGTNLAMNFKRKVAYTRVSWDLDADNEIYVTGNWAEVTSVFSPSPGAAKQGNLAIKCDNAFLPASVAAGCASGYPGGTMPVGTANAQFPEFINVHPTRTQRRVVVGANGKFGLFGKDWSYDAYAEHGENTTVLEVHDITLNPRYNFAIDGVRDAATGQIVCRSAAARAAGCMPINIFGNNPIDAATWNYLAPSNGPRQHTDSSQNVVSANINGTVAEGWAGPISLAFGAEWRREKYSVYGDPYGAGVAAESPYSASYPQDPTLSATGDNWFAGNYHNGKGSFNVREAYVEFNIPFLKSATWGEANLNLADREEKYSTAGKARAWKLGATWQTPVDGLRLRAVSSADVRAPNLSELFAATTVTNQAVNNNQGQSIQVQQRNVGNPDLKPENARNNSFGVVLSQPSWARNFNLSIDYYDIKVKNVISSLGPQQEVDLCYAGFQQVCGAVSINGPAGTNFVLAQAFNFASLHTRGIDFEAAYRANLNDYGVPGTVTLRGLASRMIHSLSDPGLPGTIPSEGAGNMFGSTPKWKALLQQSWDYGKIGLTLSQRWIGAGVYNNEYIECRSNCPLPTAAHPTIADNHIPGAVYFDFGATYKFSPQITAYAKIDNLADRDPVLLPQTNLSYGINPAIYDVVGRTYRAGVRMAF
- a CDS encoding alpha/beta hydrolase gives rise to the protein MTLVKQLKIRANAGAAVAAILACALACALAGTALAGEDGMTPIPVPAQPDAITLDTGVLPGATAPESWHRQYGSVFARNVTVATLTPVLPAAPKATGAAVIVAPGGGFRTLSMDNEGWAVARALADRGVAAFVLKYRLNQTPADMAGFERSMAEMFSATAKRPPAPQDPAVAYAPQIADARAAFALVRARAKGWHVDPDRVGMLGFSAGAMLTMSTALHGQDAKPAFIANIYGPLSAVAAVPADAPPLFVALAADDPFFANAGYGLIDSWRAAKRPVEFHLYEQGGHGFGMYQKTTTSTGWFDGFTRWLGMHGYLKPR
- a CDS encoding glycoside hydrolase family 43 protein → MQQKEKVRPQRSRAWIALCVGSAALAAFAAAAQAASGAAAGSNPIIRDKFTADPAPLVVGDTLYLYVGHDEAQRDEMFNMREWLVYSTKDMRTWTSHAPIMNVKDFKWAKADAWASQTIEKNGKFYFYAAVEHDATNPGKAIAVAVSDKPTGPFVDARGSALVTNKMTPKGTHSWEDIDPTVFTDDDGTTWLAWGNRQCYIAKLKPNMVEIDGPIQEITPPHFEEGPWLHKRGKLYYLTYASLDRSTQRDEHVSYSTAPSITGPWTYRGLLTGSGKYSFTIHPGIVQFKDNWYLFLHNASLAIGDMNGAIGRRAVTVEHLEYNADGTMKPVVQTDAGISIAPAR